The following are from one region of the Jeongeupia sp. USM3 genome:
- the acnB gene encoding bifunctional aconitate hydratase 2/2-methylisocitrate dehydratase — MLEAYRQHVAERAALGIPPLALTAQQVADLVALLQNPPAGEEEFLLDLITNRVPPGVDDAAKVKAAFLAAVAQGKDTCKLISRAKAVELLGTMLGGFNIKPMIDLLGDTEVGTVAAEGLKKTLLMFDYFHDVKELADGGNANAKAVIQSWADAEWFTSRPEVPQAVTLTVFKVTGETNTDDLSPAPDAWSRPDIPLHALAMLKNTRDGITPEEDGKRGPIAFLQELAAKGHAVAYVGDVVGTGSSRKSATNSVLWWTGEDIPFVPNKRFGGYCLGGKIAPIFFNTQEDSGALPIEVDVTQLNMGDVIELRPYEGKVLKGGETVSEFKVKSDVLFDEVRAGGRINLIIGRGLTAKARESLGLPASTLFRLPQAPAESTKGFTQAQKMVGRAVGLPEGQGVRPGTYCEPRMTSVGSQDTTGPMTRDELKDLACLGFSADLVMQSFCHTAAYPKPVDVKTHHELPEFIRNRGGVSLRPGDGVIHSWLNRMLLPDTVGTGGDSHTRFPIGISFPAGSGLVAFGAATGVMPLDMPESVLVRFKGELQPGITLRDLVNAIPLYAIKAGLLTVAKAGKKNIFSGRILEIEGLPDLKVEQAFELTDASAERSAAGCSVRLNKEPIIEYLNSNIVLLKSMIADGYGDAKTLARRVKGMEAWLANPNLIEPDADAEYAAVIEIDLADVKEPILACPNDPDDVKVLSEVAGTKIDEVFIGSCMTNIGHFRAAGKLLEGKRDIPVKLWIAPPTKMDAQQLTEEGYYGTFGTAGARTEMPGCSLCMGNQAQVREGATVVSTSTRNFPNRLGKNTNVFLSSAELAAIASRLGRIPTVAEYMADIGVINEKGAEVYRYLNFNQIDSYQAEAAKATV, encoded by the coding sequence ATGCTTGAAGCCTATCGCCAGCACGTTGCAGAGCGCGCCGCCCTTGGCATTCCGCCGCTCGCACTCACCGCCCAGCAGGTCGCCGACCTCGTCGCGCTGCTGCAGAATCCGCCGGCAGGCGAGGAAGAGTTCCTGCTCGACCTGATCACCAACCGCGTGCCGCCGGGCGTTGACGATGCCGCCAAGGTCAAGGCCGCCTTCCTCGCCGCCGTGGCGCAGGGAAAGGACACCTGTAAGCTGATCAGCCGCGCCAAGGCGGTCGAACTGCTGGGCACCATGCTCGGCGGCTTCAACATCAAGCCGATGATCGACCTGCTCGGCGACACCGAAGTCGGCACCGTCGCGGCCGAGGGGCTGAAGAAAACGCTGTTGATGTTCGACTACTTCCACGACGTGAAGGAACTGGCCGACGGCGGCAACGCCAATGCCAAGGCCGTGATCCAGAGCTGGGCCGACGCCGAGTGGTTCACCAGCCGTCCGGAAGTGCCGCAAGCCGTGACGCTGACCGTGTTCAAGGTCACCGGCGAAACCAATACCGACGACCTGTCGCCGGCCCCGGACGCGTGGTCGCGCCCGGACATCCCGCTGCACGCGCTGGCGATGCTCAAGAACACCCGCGACGGCATCACGCCGGAAGAAGACGGCAAGCGCGGCCCGATCGCCTTCCTGCAGGAACTGGCCGCCAAGGGCCACGCCGTTGCCTACGTCGGCGACGTGGTCGGTACCGGTTCGAGCCGCAAGTCGGCGACCAACTCGGTGCTGTGGTGGACCGGCGAAGACATCCCGTTCGTGCCGAACAAGCGCTTCGGCGGCTACTGCCTTGGCGGCAAGATCGCGCCGATCTTCTTCAACACGCAGGAAGACTCGGGCGCGCTGCCGATCGAAGTCGACGTGACCCAGCTGAACATGGGCGACGTGATCGAGCTGCGCCCGTACGAAGGCAAGGTGCTCAAGGGCGGCGAAACCGTATCCGAGTTCAAGGTCAAGTCCGACGTGCTGTTCGACGAAGTGCGCGCCGGCGGCCGGATCAACCTGATCATCGGCCGCGGCCTGACCGCCAAGGCGCGCGAGTCGCTCGGCCTGCCGGCCTCGACGCTGTTCCGCCTGCCGCAGGCACCGGCCGAATCGACCAAGGGCTTCACCCAGGCGCAGAAGATGGTCGGCCGTGCTGTCGGCCTGCCGGAAGGCCAGGGCGTGCGCCCGGGCACCTATTGCGAACCGCGCATGACCTCGGTCGGCTCGCAGGACACCACCGGCCCGATGACCCGCGACGAGCTGAAGGACCTGGCTTGCCTCGGCTTCTCGGCCGACCTCGTGATGCAGTCGTTCTGCCACACCGCGGCCTATCCGAAGCCGGTCGACGTCAAGACCCACCACGAACTGCCGGAGTTCATCCGCAACCGTGGCGGCGTGTCGCTGCGTCCGGGCGACGGCGTGATCCACAGCTGGCTGAACCGCATGCTGCTGCCGGATACCGTCGGCACCGGCGGTGACTCGCACACCCGTTTCCCGATCGGCATCTCGTTCCCGGCCGGCTCGGGCCTCGTTGCCTTCGGCGCCGCCACCGGCGTGATGCCGCTGGACATGCCGGAATCGGTGCTGGTGCGCTTCAAGGGCGAACTGCAGCCGGGCATCACCCTGCGCGACCTCGTCAACGCGATCCCGCTGTACGCGATCAAGGCAGGCCTGCTGACCGTGGCCAAGGCCGGCAAGAAGAACATCTTCTCGGGCCGCATCCTCGAAATCGAAGGTCTGCCGGACCTGAAGGTCGAGCAGGCGTTCGAGCTGACCGATGCGTCGGCAGAGCGTTCGGCTGCCGGTTGCTCGGTGCGCCTGAACAAGGAGCCGATCATCGAGTACCTGAACTCGAACATCGTGCTGCTGAAGTCGATGATCGCCGACGGTTACGGCGATGCCAAAACGCTGGCCCGCCGCGTCAAGGGCATGGAAGCATGGCTGGCCAACCCGAACCTGATCGAGCCGGATGCCGACGCCGAATACGCCGCCGTGATCGAGATCGACCTCGCCGATGTCAAGGAGCCGATCCTCGCCTGCCCGAACGACCCGGACGACGTGAAGGTACTGTCCGAAGTGGCCGGCACCAAGATCGACGAAGTGTTCATCGGTTCGTGCATGACCAACATCGGCCACTTCCGTGCCGCCGGCAAGCTGCTGGAAGGCAAGCGCGACATCCCGGTCAAGCTGTGGATTGCGCCGCCGACCAAGATGGACGCGCAGCAGCTGACCGAGGAAGGCTATTACGGCACTTTCGGCACCGCCGGCGCGCGTACCGAAATGCCGGGCTGCTCGCTGTGCATGGGCAACCAGGCGCAGGTGCGTGAAGGCGCAACCGTGGTGTCGACCTCGACCCGCAACTTCCCGAACCGTCTGGGCAAGAACACCAACGTGTTCCTCTCGTCGGCCGAACTTGCCGCGATCGCATCGCGTCTCGGCCGCATTCCGACCGTGGCCGAATACATGGCCGACATCGGCGTGATCAACGAGAAGGGTGCCGAGGTCTACCGCTACCTCAACTTCAACCAGATCGACAGCTACCAGGCCGAAGCCGCAAAAGCGACGGTTTGA
- a CDS encoding transcriptional regulator GcvA produces MSQTLPPLNALRIFEAAARLESFSAAANELFVTHGAVSKQIKQLEEWLSVQLFERAGGRVRLTDAGWRYLVQVQDGFDIIANATQQLMQPNRQRRLVINSTPTLAMYWLLPHLAQFQREHPDVELRLMTSDRDISRLDTPFDVAIRRGPGDWPGYVSKPFLDEWELPLCSPALLERQPIRTPADLAGHTLLYADTRPTAWQRWFTLAGVPDLKPAATQQFDHFYLALQAAMDGLGVTLGPLPMMQAELDNGSLIAPLAAPIVPVRGYCWIAPRTAMNDPMTNAFCQWLERSTEGFKGVTSNSGGRK; encoded by the coding sequence ATGAGCCAGACCCTTCCGCCGCTGAACGCCCTGCGCATTTTCGAAGCCGCCGCCCGGCTGGAAAGCTTTTCCGCCGCCGCCAACGAGCTGTTCGTCACGCACGGCGCTGTGAGCAAGCAGATCAAGCAACTCGAGGAATGGCTATCGGTGCAGCTGTTCGAGCGCGCCGGCGGCCGGGTCAGGCTGACCGATGCCGGCTGGCGCTATCTGGTGCAGGTGCAGGACGGTTTCGACATCATCGCCAATGCCACTCAGCAATTGATGCAACCGAACCGCCAGCGTCGACTGGTGATCAACTCCACGCCGACGCTGGCGATGTACTGGCTGCTGCCGCATCTGGCACAGTTCCAGCGCGAGCACCCGGACGTCGAGCTGCGGCTGATGACGTCGGACCGCGACATCAGCCGGCTCGATACACCGTTCGACGTCGCGATCCGCCGCGGCCCCGGCGACTGGCCCGGCTATGTCAGCAAGCCCTTCCTCGACGAATGGGAGCTGCCTCTGTGCAGCCCGGCGCTGCTCGAGCGCCAGCCGATCCGCACGCCCGCCGATCTGGCCGGCCACACGCTGCTGTATGCCGACACGCGCCCGACCGCATGGCAGCGCTGGTTCACGCTGGCCGGCGTTCCGGACCTCAAGCCCGCGGCCACGCAGCAGTTCGACCACTTCTACCTGGCGCTGCAGGCGGCGATGGACGGCCTCGGTGTCACACTCGGACCGTTGCCGATGATGCAGGCCGAACTCGACAACGGCAGCCTGATCGCACCGCTTGCGGCGCCGATCGTCCCGGTGCGCGGCTATTGCTGGATTGCACCGCGAACGGCGATGAACGATCCGATGACCAACGCCTTTTGCCAGTGGCTCGAGCGCTCGACCGAAGGGTTCAAGGGCGTGACTTCAAACTCGGGCGGCCGCAAATGA
- the acnA gene encoding aconitate hydratase AcnA: MLHTLKSLALANGETLDYYSLPALEAAGVGPVSRLPVSIRLVLESVLRNCDGKKVTIDHVRQLANWQPQGERVDEIPFIVARVVLQDFTGVPLLADLAAMRSAVEALGRDPALIEPLVPVDLVVDHSVQVDVFGRPDALQRNMEFEFARNGERYRFMKWGMQAFDTFKVVPPGIGIVHQVNLEYLFRGVQIRDGVAFPDTLVGTDSHTTMINAVGAVGWGVGGIEAEAGMLGQPVYFLTPDVIGVELKGRLRDGVTATDLVLTVTELLRREKVVGKFVEFFGDGTASLTVPDRATIANMAPEYGATMGFFPVDEQTIAYLRGTGRLDSEIEAFEAYFRTQQLFGIPKAGDIDYTRTLTLDLAGIVPSLAGPKRPQDRIALPAMRETFETLFSTPVGDNGFGKPAAELARRYPVGQESSCSTVDGQQFDHTGSARNVVEMADNRPSPDRIDDRHDSGIDLGHGDVLIAAITSCTNTSNPGVLLAAGLLARKAVAHGLRVKPHIKTSLAPGSRVVTEYLEKTGLLEPLAQLGFALAGYGCTTCIGNSGDLTPELNAAIAENDVIAAAVLSGNRNFEARIHPNIRANYLASPPLVVAFALAGRVDIDLESEPLGIGNEGEPVYLRDVWPAADEIAALLPTALDPAVFRRLYADFTKDLELWNAIPAPSGQVYSWPASTYIARPPFFDGFAMQPGTVSDIHGARALLVLGDSVTTDHISPAGSFGEKTPAGQYLIAHGVPRADFNSYGSRRGNHDIMIRGTFANVRIRNLMLPAKADGSRTEGGYTLLDGAQATVFDAAQAHLAAGTPTVVFAGDEYGTGSSRDWAAKGTQLLGVKAVIARSFERIHRSNLVGMGVLPLQFSGNDSAATLQLVGDETFDIVGIDGGLKPQQDLTLRITGTDGKARDIAVRCRIDTPIEVDYYRHGGILPYVLRELLVGTR; this comes from the coding sequence ATGCTGCATACGCTGAAGTCGCTCGCCCTCGCCAACGGCGAAACGCTGGATTACTACAGCCTGCCCGCGCTCGAAGCCGCCGGCGTCGGCCCGGTGTCGCGGCTGCCGGTGTCAATCCGGCTGGTGCTCGAATCGGTGCTGCGCAACTGCGACGGCAAGAAGGTCACCATTGACCACGTCCGGCAACTGGCCAACTGGCAGCCGCAGGGCGAACGGGTCGATGAGATTCCGTTCATCGTCGCCCGCGTGGTGCTGCAGGACTTCACCGGCGTACCGCTGCTCGCCGATCTGGCCGCGATGCGCAGCGCCGTCGAAGCGCTCGGTCGCGACCCCGCGCTGATCGAGCCGCTGGTGCCGGTCGACCTCGTCGTCGACCACTCGGTGCAGGTCGACGTGTTCGGCCGGCCCGATGCGCTGCAGCGGAACATGGAGTTCGAGTTCGCCCGCAACGGCGAGCGCTACCGCTTCATGAAATGGGGAATGCAGGCGTTCGACACCTTCAAGGTCGTGCCGCCGGGCATCGGCATCGTCCACCAGGTCAACCTCGAATACCTGTTCCGTGGCGTGCAGATCCGCGACGGCGTCGCCTTCCCCGATACGCTGGTCGGCACCGACAGCCACACGACGATGATCAACGCGGTCGGCGCCGTCGGCTGGGGTGTTGGCGGCATCGAGGCCGAGGCCGGCATGCTCGGCCAGCCGGTGTACTTCCTGACGCCGGACGTGATCGGCGTCGAACTCAAGGGCCGGCTGCGCGACGGCGTGACCGCAACCGATCTGGTGCTGACCGTCACCGAGCTGCTGCGGCGCGAAAAGGTGGTCGGCAAGTTCGTTGAATTCTTCGGCGACGGCACGGCCAGCCTGACGGTGCCCGACCGGGCGACGATCGCGAACATGGCGCCCGAGTACGGCGCGACGATGGGTTTCTTTCCGGTCGACGAACAGACGATCGCCTACCTGCGCGGCACCGGCCGGCTCGACAGCGAAATCGAGGCGTTCGAGGCCTACTTCAGGACGCAGCAGCTGTTCGGTATACCCAAGGCCGGCGACATCGACTACACCCGCACGCTGACGCTCGACCTCGCCGGCATCGTCCCCAGCCTGGCCGGACCGAAGCGCCCGCAGGACCGGATCGCGCTGCCGGCGATGCGCGAGACGTTTGAGACGCTGTTCTCGACACCGGTCGGCGACAACGGTTTCGGCAAGCCGGCGGCCGAGCTGGCTCGGCGCTACCCGGTCGGGCAGGAAAGCAGCTGCAGCACCGTCGACGGCCAGCAGTTCGACCACACCGGTTCGGCGCGCAACGTCGTCGAGATGGCCGACAACCGCCCGTCGCCGGACCGCATCGACGACCGCCACGACAGCGGCATCGACCTCGGCCACGGCGACGTGCTGATCGCGGCGATCACCAGTTGCACCAACACGTCGAACCCCGGCGTGCTGCTCGCGGCGGGGCTGCTGGCGCGCAAGGCCGTCGCCCATGGTTTGCGCGTCAAGCCACACATCAAGACCAGCCTCGCGCCGGGATCGCGCGTCGTCACCGAGTACTTGGAAAAAACCGGCCTGCTCGAGCCGCTGGCGCAGCTCGGCTTCGCGCTGGCCGGCTACGGCTGCACCACCTGTATCGGCAACTCGGGCGACCTGACGCCCGAGCTCAACGCGGCGATCGCCGAGAACGACGTCATTGCCGCGGCGGTGCTGTCGGGCAACCGCAATTTCGAGGCGCGCATCCATCCGAACATCCGCGCCAACTACCTTGCCAGCCCGCCGCTGGTCGTCGCCTTCGCGCTTGCCGGCCGGGTCGACATCGACCTCGAGTCCGAACCGCTCGGCATCGGCAACGAGGGCGAGCCGGTCTATCTGCGCGACGTCTGGCCCGCGGCCGACGAGATCGCCGCGCTGCTGCCGACGGCACTCGACCCGGCGGTCTTCCGCCGGCTCTATGCCGACTTCACCAAAGATCTCGAGCTGTGGAACGCGATCCCCGCGCCATCCGGCCAGGTCTATTCGTGGCCGGCATCGACCTACATCGCCCGGCCGCCGTTCTTCGACGGCTTCGCGATGCAGCCCGGCACCGTCAGCGACATCCACGGCGCCCGGGCGCTGTTGGTCCTTGGCGATTCGGTCACTACCGACCACATCAGCCCGGCCGGTTCGTTCGGCGAGAAGACGCCGGCCGGCCAGTACCTGATCGCGCACGGCGTGCCGCGCGCCGACTTCAACAGCTACGGCAGCCGGCGCGGCAACCACGACATCATGATCCGCGGCACCTTCGCCAATGTACGGATCAGGAACCTGATGCTGCCGGCGAAGGCCGACGGCAGCCGGACCGAGGGCGGGTACACGCTGCTTGATGGCGCGCAGGCGACGGTGTTCGACGCCGCGCAGGCGCATCTGGCCGCCGGCACGCCGACCGTCGTGTTCGCCGGCGACGAGTACGGCACCGGATCAAGCCGCGACTGGGCCGCCAAGGGCACGCAACTGCTCGGCGTGAAGGCAGTGATCGCGCGCAGCTTCGAGCGCATCCACCGCAGCAACCTTGTTGGCATGGGCGTGCTGCCCTTGCAGTTCAGCGGCAACGACAGCGCCGCAACGCTGCAACTGGTCGGCGACGAGACTTTCGACATCGTCGGCATCGACGGCGGGCTGAAGCCGCAGCAAGACCTGACCTTGCGCATCACCGGCACCGACGGCAAGGCACGCGACATCGCCGTGCGCTGCCGGATCGATACGCCGATCGAGGTCGACTACTACCGGCACGGCGGGATCCTGCCCTATGTGTTGCGCGAGCTGCTGGTGGGCACGCGCTGA
- a CDS encoding DMT family transporter, which translates to MKRWGAEVAGRIAVLTALAMLAFAGNSILCRLALRDAAIDAASFTVIRLVSGALVLWLIVLIRGGRAAGNWRSALALLAYAAMFSFAYLGLTAATGALLLFAAVQATMVGVGWWGGERMNGGQCSGLAMAMAGLVVLLLPGLSAPPPASAALMVGAGMAWGVYSLRGRGSTDPLGETAGNFARAVPLALPLLAWSVRPAGLDGVVFAVLSGALASGCGYAVWYAALRGLSASGAAAVQLSVPVIVAAAGVLLLGEPLSLRLVLASAAILGGIALVLRAKRPA; encoded by the coding sequence TTGAAACGCTGGGGTGCTGAGGTGGCGGGGCGGATTGCCGTGCTGACCGCGCTGGCGATGCTGGCCTTTGCCGGCAACTCGATCCTGTGCCGGCTGGCGCTGCGCGACGCCGCGATCGACGCGGCCAGCTTCACCGTGATCCGCCTTGTTTCCGGCGCGCTGGTGCTCTGGCTGATCGTGCTGATCCGTGGCGGCAGGGCCGCAGGCAACTGGCGATCGGCGCTGGCGCTGCTGGCCTACGCGGCAATGTTCTCGTTCGCGTATCTGGGGCTGACCGCGGCCACCGGCGCCTTGCTGCTGTTCGCTGCGGTACAGGCGACGATGGTCGGCGTCGGCTGGTGGGGCGGAGAACGGATGAATGGCGGGCAGTGTTCCGGGCTCGCCATGGCAATGGCTGGACTCGTCGTGCTGCTGCTGCCGGGGCTGTCGGCGCCGCCACCGGCGAGTGCGGCGCTGATGGTCGGCGCCGGCATGGCCTGGGGCGTTTACTCGCTGCGCGGCCGCGGTTCGACCGATCCGCTCGGCGAAACCGCCGGCAACTTCGCGCGTGCCGTGCCGCTGGCACTGCCGTTGCTGGCGTGGTCGGTGCGGCCGGCGGGCCTGGACGGCGTCGTCTTCGCGGTGCTGTCGGGGGCGCTTGCCTCGGGTTGCGGTTACGCGGTCTGGTACGCCGCGCTGCGCGGCCTGAGCGCCTCCGGCGCCGCAGCGGTGCAACTGAGCGTGCCGGTGATCGTTGCCGCTGCCGGCGTGCTGCTGCTCGGCGAGCCGTTGTCGCTGAGGCTGGTGCTGGCCTCTGCGGCGATCCTCGGCGGCATCGCGCTGGTGCTGCGGGCGAAGCGCCCGGCCTGA
- a CDS encoding Mut7-C RNAse domain-containing protein has protein sequence MSTAIFRFYEELNDFIAPERRRCEFTCVLARAATAKHMIEALGVPHTEVELVLVNGESVGFERVLDDGDRVAVYPKFESLDVSPLLRVREHPLRVTRFVADAHLGGLARLLRMAGFDTLYDNHFADDEIERLAGVERRIVLTRDRELLKRRTITHGCYVRALKPPQQLREVVDRLDLAGSAQPFTRCLTCNAPLRAIAKADVVERLPPAVREQHTRFSTCDVCRRVYWEGSHWLRMRALLETLGC, from the coding sequence ATGAGTACGGCGATTTTCCGCTTCTACGAGGAGCTTAACGACTTCATCGCGCCCGAACGGCGCCGGTGCGAATTCACCTGCGTGCTGGCGCGGGCGGCAACGGCCAAGCACATGATCGAGGCGCTCGGCGTGCCGCATACCGAGGTCGAGCTGGTACTGGTGAATGGCGAGTCGGTCGGCTTCGAGCGGGTGCTCGACGACGGCGACAGGGTGGCGGTCTACCCGAAGTTCGAGTCGCTCGACGTCTCGCCGCTGCTGCGCGTGCGCGAACACCCGTTGCGGGTGACGCGCTTCGTTGCCGACGCGCATCTCGGCGGGCTGGCACGGCTGCTGCGCATGGCCGGCTTCGACACCCTGTACGACAACCATTTCGCCGACGACGAGATCGAAAGGCTGGCCGGGGTGGAGCGGCGCATCGTGCTGACGCGGGACCGCGAGCTGCTCAAGCGGCGCACGATCACGCACGGCTGCTACGTGCGCGCGCTCAAGCCGCCACAGCAGTTGCGCGAGGTCGTCGACCGGCTCGACCTGGCCGGCAGCGCCCAGCCGTTCACGCGCTGCCTGACGTGCAATGCACCGCTGCGCGCGATCGCCAAGGCCGACGTGGTCGAGCGCCTGCCGCCGGCGGTGCGCGAGCAGCACACGCGCTTCAGCACCTGCGACGTGTGCCGGCGCGTCTACTGGGAAGGCTCGCACTGGCTGCGGATGCGGGCGCTGCTTGAAACGCTGGGGTGCTGA
- a CDS encoding PQQ-dependent sugar dehydrogenase, protein MIQPAVPRHAAMPHRIGSVLRAAGIALAGLVLAGGVRAAVPVSTSGAWATTTVARGLEHPWGLAFLPDGRMLVTERPGRLRIVSAAGELSAPVAGVPGVYATGQGGLLDVATDPKFADNRLVYLSYAEAGSGGRAGTAVARARLAEADGKASLAGLQVIFRQQPKVDGSAHFGSRLVFARDGTLFITLGERYQRDRAQDLGTHLGKVVRIRPDGSLPADNPFAGRKDVLPEIWSYGHRNPQGAAINPASGRLWTVEHGARGGDEINIPQAGANYGWPVITYGRDYNFMKIGEGTSKPGMEQPVYHWDPSIAPSGMAFYTGTRYPGWAGSVFVGALKDTMLVRLALSGDRVVAEERLLQGEKRRIRDVRQGPDGWLYLLTDEGDGEILRLHRR, encoded by the coding sequence ATGATCCAGCCTGCTGTACCACGCCATGCGGCGATGCCCCACCGGATCGGCAGCGTTCTGCGCGCGGCCGGCATTGCGCTGGCCGGGCTGGTGCTGGCCGGCGGGGTCCGGGCTGCGGTGCCGGTCAGTACCTCCGGCGCTTGGGCCACGACGACCGTCGCTCGCGGGCTCGAGCACCCGTGGGGGCTCGCCTTCCTGCCCGACGGCCGGATGCTTGTGACCGAGCGCCCCGGCCGCTTGCGCATCGTCTCGGCCGCCGGCGAGCTCTCCGCACCCGTCGCCGGCGTTCCCGGCGTGTATGCAACCGGCCAGGGCGGGCTGCTCGATGTCGCGACCGACCCGAAGTTTGCCGACAACCGCCTCGTCTACCTGAGCTACGCCGAGGCGGGCAGTGGCGGCCGCGCCGGCACGGCGGTTGCGCGAGCGCGGCTGGCCGAGGCGGACGGCAAGGCCAGCCTGGCCGGACTGCAGGTGATCTTCCGCCAGCAGCCCAAGGTCGACGGCAGCGCGCACTTCGGTTCGCGCCTGGTGTTTGCGCGAGACGGCACGCTGTTCATCACACTCGGCGAGCGCTACCAGCGCGACCGCGCGCAGGATCTCGGCACGCATCTGGGCAAGGTCGTCCGGATCCGGCCTGACGGCAGCCTGCCGGCCGACAACCCCTTTGCCGGCCGCAAGGACGTGTTGCCGGAAATCTGGAGCTACGGACACCGCAACCCGCAGGGCGCGGCGATCAATCCCGCCAGCGGCCGGCTCTGGACGGTCGAACACGGCGCACGCGGCGGCGACGAGATCAACATCCCGCAAGCCGGCGCCAACTACGGCTGGCCGGTGATCACCTACGGGCGCGACTACAACTTCATGAAAATCGGCGAGGGAACGAGCAAGCCCGGCATGGAACAGCCCGTCTACCACTGGGACCCGTCGATCGCGCCGTCGGGCATGGCGTTCTATACCGGCACGCGCTACCCGGGCTGGGCCGGCAGCGTTTTCGTCGGCGCACTCAAGGACACGATGCTGGTGCGGCTGGCGCTATCCGGCGACCGGGTCGTTGCCGAGGAACGGCTGCTGCAGGGCGAAAAGCGCCGCATCCGCGACGTGCGCCAGGGGCCGGACGGCTGGCTCTACCTGCTGACCGACGAGGGCGACGGCGAAATCCTGCGCCTGCACCGCCGGTAG
- a CDS encoding cupin domain-containing protein, with protein sequence MKPQCPALAILVALIASPLWADDAVFLNPGQLIWQAAPPTLPKGAKLAVLRGDPAKSGPFTIRLSVPAGYKVPPHRHSRAESVTVISGSFHLGLGDRIDKAKAHELKAGGYRYLPAEVHHYAVARTRGVIQIEGEGPFDIHYLDPADKPEGK encoded by the coding sequence ATGAAACCGCAATGTCCAGCGCTGGCGATCCTTGTCGCCCTGATCGCGTCGCCGCTGTGGGCTGACGATGCGGTCTTCCTCAACCCCGGGCAGCTCATCTGGCAGGCCGCGCCGCCGACCCTGCCCAAGGGCGCCAAACTGGCCGTGCTGCGTGGCGATCCGGCCAAGTCCGGGCCGTTCACGATTCGCCTGAGCGTGCCGGCGGGCTACAAGGTGCCGCCGCACCGGCACTCGCGGGCCGAAAGCGTGACGGTGATTTCGGGCTCTTTCCATCTCGGCCTTGGCGACAGGATCGACAAGGCAAAGGCGCACGAACTCAAGGCCGGCGGCTACCGTTACCTGCCGGCCGAGGTCCATCACTATGCGGTGGCCAGGACCCGGGGCGTCATCCAGATCGAAGGCGAAGGGCCGTTCGACATCCATTACCTCGATCCGGCGGACAAGCCCGAAGGCAAGTAG
- a CDS encoding VOC family protein, whose translation MPVPPIPAEYTAVTPYLIVDDGHAALDFYKAAFGATEAMRFEGAGGSIGHAELRINGQPLMLASEHPEYEAHSPQTVGGTPVGLLLYVEDVDATIARAVGLGAVVTRPAADQFYGDRSGTIVDPFGHRWYISSQRERLSAEEMHARARAQDME comes from the coding sequence ATGCCTGTCCCGCCGATTCCCGCCGAATACACGGCAGTCACACCCTATCTGATCGTCGACGACGGTCACGCCGCGCTCGATTTCTACAAGGCCGCATTCGGCGCCACCGAGGCGATGCGCTTCGAAGGCGCCGGCGGCAGCATCGGCCACGCCGAGCTGCGCATCAACGGCCAGCCGCTGATGCTGGCGAGCGAACACCCCGAGTACGAGGCCCACAGCCCGCAGACCGTCGGCGGCACGCCGGTGGGGCTGCTGCTCTATGTCGAAGACGTCGACGCGACCATCGCACGTGCCGTCGGGCTCGGCGCGGTCGTGACGCGGCCGGCGGCCGACCAGTTCTACGGCGACCGCAGCGGCACCATCGTCGATCCCTTCGGGCACCGCTGGTACATCTCGTCGCAACGCGAACGGCTGTCGGCCGAGGAAATGCACGCGCGCGCCAGGGCGCAAGACATGGAATAG
- a CDS encoding GIY-YIG nuclease family protein, whose protein sequence is MSWYVYLIECANGHLYTGISNDVVARFCTHLAGKGARYTRANPPRRLAAVIPHADRASASREEHAVKQLSAVQKRALCAQYPVPADLLAALPAHAGSTPSPG, encoded by the coding sequence ATGTCCTGGTACGTCTACCTGATCGAGTGTGCCAACGGCCATCTCTATACCGGCATCAGCAACGACGTCGTCGCGCGCTTTTGCACCCACCTTGCCGGCAAGGGCGCGCGTTACACCCGCGCCAATCCGCCTAGGCGGCTCGCAGCCGTGATCCCGCACGCCGACCGCGCCAGCGCCAGCCGCGAAGAACACGCAGTCAAGCAACTATCTGCGGTGCAGAAGCGCGCCCTGTGCGCGCAGTATCCGGTACCGGCCGACTTGCTGGCCGCACTGCCGGCACACGCCGGCAGCACCCCGTCACCCGGTTGA